From Streptomyces sp. NBC_00775, one genomic window encodes:
- a CDS encoding LLM class flavin-dependent oxidoreductase, which translates to MQFGIFSVGDVTPDPTTGRTPTERERIKAMVAIAQKAEEVGLDVFATGEHHNPPFVPSSPTTMLGYIAAKTEKLVLSTSTTLITTNDPVKIAEDFAMLQHLADGRVDLMMGRGNTGPVYPWFGQDIREGINLVIENYALLHRLWREDVVNWEGKFRTPLQGFTSTPRPLDGVPPFVWHGSIRSPEIAELAAYYGDGFFHNNIFWPADHTKRMVELYRSRYAHHGHGTAEQAIVGLGGQVFMRHNSQDAVREFRPYFDNAPVYGHGPSLEDFTDQTPLTVGSPQQVIEKTLSFREYAGDYQRQLFLMDHAGLPLKIVLEQLDMLGEEVVPVLREEFAKGRAAGVPEAPTHESLLAASSEPEEVTAA; encoded by the coding sequence TTGCAGTTCGGGATCTTCAGCGTCGGCGACGTCACCCCGGACCCGACCACGGGCCGTACGCCGACCGAGCGTGAGCGCATCAAGGCGATGGTCGCCATCGCGCAGAAGGCCGAGGAGGTCGGGCTCGACGTCTTCGCGACCGGCGAGCACCACAACCCGCCGTTCGTGCCGTCGTCGCCGACCACGATGCTCGGCTACATCGCCGCGAAGACGGAGAAGCTGGTCCTGTCCACCTCCACCACCCTCATCACCACCAACGACCCGGTGAAGATCGCCGAGGACTTCGCGATGCTCCAGCACCTGGCCGACGGCCGGGTGGATCTGATGATGGGCCGCGGCAACACCGGCCCGGTCTACCCCTGGTTCGGGCAGGACATTCGCGAGGGCATCAACCTCGTCATCGAGAACTACGCCCTACTGCACCGGTTGTGGCGCGAGGACGTCGTGAACTGGGAGGGCAAGTTCCGTACGCCGCTGCAGGGCTTCACGTCCACGCCCCGCCCGCTTGACGGCGTGCCGCCGTTCGTCTGGCACGGGTCGATCCGCTCGCCCGAGATCGCCGAGCTGGCCGCCTATTACGGCGACGGCTTCTTCCACAACAATATTTTTTGGCCCGCCGACCACACCAAGCGGATGGTCGAGCTGTACCGGAGCCGGTACGCGCACCACGGGCACGGCACGGCCGAGCAGGCGATCGTCGGCCTCGGCGGACAGGTGTTCATGCGGCACAACTCCCAGGACGCCGTGCGCGAGTTCCGGCCGTACTTCGACAACGCTCCGGTGTACGGGCACGGGCCGTCCCTGGAGGACTTCACCGACCAGACCCCGCTGACCGTCGGCTCGCCGCAGCAGGTCATCGAGAAGACGCTGAGCTTCCGCGAGTACGCCGGCGACTACCAGCGGCAGCTGTTCCTGATGGACCACGCCGGACTGCCGCTCAAGATCGTCCTGGAGCAGCTCGACATGCTCGGCGAGGAGGTCGTGCCGGTGCTGCGCGAGGAGTTCGCCAAGGGGCGCGCGGCCGGGGTGCCAGAGGCGCCCACCCACGAGTCCCTGCTCGCCGCCTCCTCGGAACCGGAGGAGGTGACCGCCGCGTGA
- a CDS encoding low temperature requirement protein A, translated as MPGRDPGEPHRSATSLELLFDLCFVIAVAQASASLHEALTHGEYATGVLRFALVFFTIWWAWMNFTWFASAYDPDDVPYRLMVLLQITGSLVLAAGVRRAFEEGDLRVIALGYVVLRTVLAALWLRAALSDPARRRTTLRFATGVTVCQLGWITLLGLPAPVRLPGIAVMILAEVSVPVWAQSAGMTPWHPRHIAERYELFTLIVLGESVAAATVAVRSAFDRHHGTGSLYAVAAGGLLMAYAMWWLYFARPAHTLLATTHQAHRRRFPWAYGHYLIFASATAEGAGLAAYADHVTRHTEASSPAAGSAVTVPAAVFLITVWAVHLRPHQRSAAERVPYLVVAVGVLLAAWSPAPALAAGALLAVLVVVVTVPRR; from the coding sequence ATGCCGGGCCGCGACCCCGGCGAGCCGCACAGGTCTGCCACCTCGCTGGAACTCCTCTTCGACCTGTGCTTCGTCATCGCGGTGGCGCAGGCGTCCGCGAGCCTGCACGAGGCGCTGACCCACGGGGAGTACGCCACCGGTGTCCTGCGCTTCGCGCTGGTCTTCTTCACCATCTGGTGGGCGTGGATGAACTTCACCTGGTTCGCCTCCGCCTACGACCCGGACGACGTCCCGTACCGGCTGATGGTGCTGCTCCAGATCACCGGCTCACTCGTCCTCGCTGCCGGCGTTCGCCGCGCGTTCGAGGAGGGCGATCTGCGGGTCATCGCCCTCGGATACGTCGTGCTGCGTACGGTGTTGGCCGCGCTGTGGCTCCGGGCCGCGCTGTCCGACCCCGCTCGGCGAAGGACGACTCTGCGTTTCGCCACCGGAGTGACGGTGTGTCAGCTCGGCTGGATCACCCTGCTCGGCCTCCCGGCACCGGTGCGGCTGCCGGGCATCGCGGTGATGATCCTCGCCGAGGTCTCCGTCCCCGTGTGGGCGCAGTCCGCCGGGATGACCCCATGGCATCCGCGCCACATCGCCGAGCGCTATGAACTCTTCACCCTCATCGTCCTCGGAGAGTCCGTCGCGGCGGCCACCGTCGCCGTCCGGAGCGCCTTCGACCGGCATCACGGCACCGGTTCGCTGTACGCGGTGGCGGCCGGCGGCCTGCTCATGGCCTATGCCATGTGGTGGCTGTACTTCGCCAGACCCGCGCACACCCTGCTCGCCACGACGCACCAGGCCCATCGCAGGCGATTCCCCTGGGCCTACGGCCACTACCTGATCTTCGCTTCGGCGACCGCGGAGGGAGCCGGCCTGGCCGCGTACGCCGATCACGTCACGCGGCACACCGAGGCCTCGTCGCCGGCTGCCGGTTCGGCGGTCACCGTCCCTGCGGCCGTCTTCCTGATCACGGTGTGGGCCGTGCATCTGCGGCCTCACCAAAGGAGCGCGGCCGAGAGGGTTCCGTATCTCGTCGTCGCGGTCGGCGTCCTGCTGGCCGCTTGGTCCCCGGCACCTGCCCTCGCCGCCGGTGCGCTGCTGGCGGTCCTGGTTGTCGTGGTCACGGTGCCGCGTCGGTGA
- a CDS encoding Dps family protein, protein MTPSSKPVSSSQPWLHQKGEVIQEFGTVKQFPVGLSYEARMYSCQRLNKVLADTQILYGLYKKHHWLMRGATFYQLHLVLDKHAGEQLELIDTIAERVQSLGGVAVGDPRHVAEITSIPRPPDGVEEVPAMLSRLLEAHESILIDAHDGAARTVELGDDGTNDLLVSQVIRTGELQAWFLAEHLVDTPLVRA, encoded by the coding sequence ATGACCCCCAGTTCCAAGCCCGTGAGCAGCAGCCAGCCGTGGCTGCACCAGAAGGGCGAGGTGATCCAGGAGTTCGGCACCGTCAAGCAGTTCCCGGTCGGCCTGTCCTACGAGGCGCGGATGTACTCCTGCCAGCGCCTCAACAAGGTCCTGGCGGACACGCAGATCCTCTACGGCCTCTACAAGAAGCATCACTGGCTGATGCGCGGCGCGACCTTCTACCAACTGCACCTGGTGCTGGACAAACACGCGGGAGAACAGCTCGAACTCATCGACACCATCGCCGAACGCGTCCAGTCCCTGGGCGGCGTCGCGGTGGGAGACCCCAGGCACGTCGCGGAGATCACGTCGATTCCGCGGCCTCCGGACGGGGTGGAGGAGGTGCCGGCGATGCTGTCACGGCTGCTGGAGGCCCACGAGAGCATTCTCATCGATGCCCACGACGGCGCTGCCCGGACCGTCGAGTTGGGTGACGACGGCACCAACGATCTGCTGGTCTCACAGGTGATCAGGACCGGGGAACTGCAGGCGTGGTTCCTGGCCGAGCATCTGGTCGACACCCCGCTGGTCCGCGCCTGA
- a CDS encoding alpha/beta fold hydrolase, producing the protein MATHTTPTAVLVHGAFADAASWSGVIAELQNHGIPVVAPPNPLRGLAADSAYIASVAAQIDGPVVLVGHSYGGALISVAGTTENVVGLVYVAAYVTEEGESLVELQGRFPLSSLVSNLKEATYPVEGAEPAVEVTIKTEAFPDIFAADVPAAVTKVLAVAQRPLAAGAFTETASAAAWKTKPSWALVAGADEAINPEVQRFGAKRAGATIVEVEGASHAVAVSQPKEVADLIRDAVRATS; encoded by the coding sequence ATGGCCACCCACACCACCCCCACAGCCGTTCTCGTGCACGGAGCGTTCGCGGACGCAGCCAGCTGGTCCGGGGTCATCGCAGAACTGCAGAACCACGGCATCCCCGTGGTTGCGCCGCCGAACCCGCTGCGCGGCCTGGCGGCCGACTCCGCGTACATCGCTTCCGTAGCTGCTCAGATCGACGGTCCGGTGGTACTGGTCGGCCACTCCTACGGCGGTGCGCTCATCTCCGTGGCCGGCACCACCGAGAACGTCGTCGGGCTGGTCTACGTCGCCGCGTATGTCACCGAAGAGGGCGAGAGCCTGGTCGAGTTGCAGGGGCGTTTCCCCCTCTCGTCGCTCGTCAGCAACCTGAAGGAGGCGACGTACCCCGTGGAGGGAGCGGAGCCCGCGGTCGAGGTCACCATCAAGACCGAGGCGTTCCCGGACATCTTCGCCGCCGACGTCCCGGCCGCCGTCACCAAGGTCCTGGCGGTGGCGCAGCGTCCGCTGGCCGCCGGGGCGTTCACGGAGACGGCCTCGGCCGCCGCGTGGAAGACCAAGCCCTCCTGGGCGCTCGTGGCCGGCGCGGACGAGGCGATCAACCCCGAGGTCCAGCGCTTCGGCGCGAAGCGGGCCGGGGCGACGATCGTCGAGGTCGAGGGCGCCTCGCACGCCGTGGCCGTGTCCCAGCCCAAGGAGGTCGCCGATCTGATCCGTGACGCGGTGCGCGCGACGAGCTGA
- a CDS encoding nuclear transport factor 2 family protein has product MPPTPSQTDREAILQAHHAYLDAMVEGDTPSLDDLLDDGFTLTHMTGYVQPKAEWLAEMRAGQFVYHSIDEVDTALDLGGGTARLTVRTMTDAKVYGSRADWRLLLTTDYGRRGETWVPLRTVATTW; this is encoded by the coding sequence GTGCCACCCACCCCCAGCCAGACGGACCGGGAGGCCATCCTCCAGGCCCACCACGCCTACTTGGACGCCATGGTCGAAGGAGACACACCGTCACTCGACGACCTGCTCGACGACGGTTTCACCCTCACCCACATGACGGGCTACGTGCAGCCCAAGGCGGAGTGGCTGGCCGAGATGAGGGCCGGGCAGTTCGTCTACCACTCCATCGACGAGGTGGACACGGCGCTCGACCTCGGCGGCGGCACGGCGCGTCTGACCGTCCGGACCATGACCGACGCGAAGGTGTACGGAAGCCGGGCCGACTGGCGGTTGCTCCTGACCACCGACTACGGCCGCCGCGGCGAGACGTGGGTCCCTCTGAGAACGGTCGCCACGACATGGTGA
- a CDS encoding alpha/beta hydrolase gives MSDAVVPVQPVLEPAAAAFAEATANPPYLFDLPPAEGRKAVDEVQSGEIDKPQIDEEWITVSGGPTGSVRARIVKPAGATGTLPVILYIHGAGWVFGNSHTHDRLVRELAVGANAAVVFPEYDLSPEVRYPVAIEQNYAVAQWVVEQGASKGLDGSRLAVAGDSVGGNMTAALTLMAKERGDVPLVQQVLFYPVTDANFDTGSYHQFATGYFLRRDGMQWFWDQYTTDEAERAQITASPLRATTEQLTGLPPALVITGEADVLRDEGEAYANKLREAGVPVTAVRFQAIIHDFVMLNPLRETHAAEAAITLATGTLRTALHGH, from the coding sequence ATGTCCGACGCCGTCGTACCGGTCCAGCCGGTCCTGGAGCCGGCCGCCGCCGCGTTCGCCGAGGCCACCGCCAACCCGCCCTACCTCTTCGACCTGCCGCCCGCCGAGGGCCGCAAGGCGGTCGACGAGGTGCAGTCCGGCGAGATCGACAAGCCGCAGATCGACGAGGAGTGGATTACTGTCTCCGGCGGTCCGACCGGCAGTGTCCGGGCGCGCATCGTCAAGCCGGCCGGTGCCACGGGAACGCTGCCGGTGATCCTCTACATCCACGGCGCCGGCTGGGTGTTCGGCAACTCCCACACGCACGACCGCCTGGTGCGCGAGCTCGCCGTCGGAGCGAACGCCGCCGTGGTGTTCCCCGAGTACGACCTCTCTCCCGAGGTCCGCTACCCGGTCGCCATCGAGCAGAACTACGCGGTCGCCCAGTGGGTCGTCGAGCAGGGCGCGTCCAAGGGCCTGGACGGCTCCCGGCTGGCCGTCGCCGGCGACTCGGTCGGCGGCAACATGACCGCCGCGCTGACGCTGATGGCCAAGGAGCGCGGCGACGTCCCCCTGGTCCAGCAGGTGCTGTTCTACCCGGTCACCGACGCCAACTTCGACACCGGCTCCTACCACCAGTTCGCCACCGGGTACTTCCTGCGCCGCGACGGCATGCAGTGGTTCTGGGACCAGTACACCACCGACGAGGCCGAGCGCGCCCAGATCACCGCGTCCCCGTTGCGCGCCACCACCGAGCAGCTCACCGGACTGCCGCCGGCACTGGTCATCACCGGCGAGGCCGATGTCCTGCGCGACGAGGGCGAGGCCTACGCCAACAAGCTGCGCGAGGCCGGCGTCCCGGTCACCGCCGTCCGCTTCCAGGCCATCATCCACGACTTCGTGATGCTCAACCCCCTGCGCGAGACCCACGCCGCCGAGGCCGCCATCACGCTGGCCACCGGCACCCTGCGCACCGCGCTCCACGGTCACTGA
- a CDS encoding FMN reductase, with the protein MKLVAVSAGLSVPSSTRLLADRLTDAVRDELADRGHEVEVEVIELRALAVAIANNLVTGFPAPQLATVIESVTGADGLVAVTPVFTASYSGLFKSFFDLIDPEALTGKPVLIAATGGTARHSLVLEHALRPLFAYLRAVIVPTAVYAASEDWGSGGDAYTQGLPARIRRAGGELAMLLAARAADPAPEDDVTSFEKQLSDLRFD; encoded by the coding sequence GTGAAGCTCGTCGCCGTCTCGGCGGGGCTGAGCGTCCCGTCCTCCACGCGGCTGCTCGCCGACCGGCTCACCGATGCGGTCCGCGACGAGCTCGCCGACCGGGGCCACGAGGTGGAGGTCGAGGTCATCGAGCTGCGGGCCCTGGCCGTCGCCATCGCCAACAACCTCGTGACCGGTTTCCCCGCACCACAGCTGGCCACCGTGATCGAATCGGTCACGGGCGCCGACGGCCTGGTCGCCGTGACTCCGGTGTTCACCGCCTCGTACAGCGGGCTGTTCAAGTCCTTCTTCGACCTGATCGATCCCGAGGCCCTCACTGGCAAGCCGGTCCTGATCGCGGCAACGGGGGGCACAGCCCGCCACTCGCTGGTCCTGGAACACGCCCTGCGCCCGCTGTTCGCCTACCTGCGCGCCGTCATCGTCCCCACGGCGGTCTACGCCGCGTCCGAGGACTGGGGCTCCGGCGGCGATGCATACACGCAGGGCCTGCCCGCACGCATACGGCGGGCAGGTGGGGAGTTGGCCATGCTCCTGGCCGCCAGGGCAGCCGATCCGGCACCCGAAGACGACGTCACCTCGTTCGAGAAGCAGCTCTCCGACCTGCGCTTCGACTGA
- a CDS encoding metallophosphoesterase encodes MTDTSDTRPADSEAQAPRQSRLLRLMRYLPLIAPVLLWAVPCWVLLHSGQHWPLPVTLAGTALFALGLVGMPLAMVRGHGRRQQDWAAIVGDTLLGVSWVLFTWSVLLGVLLRLALTVAGVGDGQNRARIVTWAVLGVAAVLLAWGYAEARRVPRVRRLDVQLPRLGAGLDGIRVVLITDTHYGPLDRTRWSAQVCERVNTLEADLVCHTGDIADGTAERRRAQAAPLGTVRATRARVYVTGNHEYYSEAQGWVDLMDELGWEPLRNRHLLLERGGDTLVVAGVDDVTAESSGLAGHRAHLAGALNGADPDLPVLLLAHQPKFIDRAAAGGIDLQLSGHTHGGQIWPFHHLVRIDQPALAGLSHHGPRTLLYTSRGTGFWGPPFRVFAPSEITLLVLRSPQRPPTR; translated from the coding sequence GTGACCGACACCAGCGACACCCGACCCGCCGACAGTGAAGCGCAAGCGCCGCGGCAGAGCCGACTGCTCCGCCTGATGCGCTACCTCCCCCTGATCGCCCCCGTCCTGCTGTGGGCCGTGCCCTGCTGGGTGCTCCTGCACAGCGGCCAGCACTGGCCGCTGCCCGTCACGCTCGCCGGCACCGCCCTGTTCGCCCTCGGCCTCGTCGGTATGCCGCTCGCGATGGTGCGCGGCCACGGCCGGCGGCAGCAGGACTGGGCGGCGATCGTCGGTGACACCCTGCTTGGAGTCAGCTGGGTACTGTTCACTTGGTCCGTCCTGCTCGGCGTCCTGCTGCGCCTCGCCCTGACCGTGGCCGGCGTAGGCGACGGTCAGAACCGGGCCCGGATCGTCACTTGGGCGGTCCTCGGCGTAGCCGCCGTGCTGCTCGCCTGGGGGTACGCCGAGGCCCGCCGCGTGCCACGCGTGCGCCGACTCGACGTGCAACTCCCACGGCTGGGTGCCGGGTTGGACGGCATCCGCGTCGTCCTCATCACCGACACCCACTACGGTCCCCTCGATCGCACTCGCTGGTCGGCACAGGTATGCGAGAGGGTGAACACCCTGGAAGCCGACCTGGTCTGCCACACCGGTGACATCGCGGACGGCACGGCCGAACGCCGCCGCGCCCAGGCCGCCCCACTCGGAACCGTGCGGGCCACCCGGGCCCGTGTCTACGTCACCGGCAACCACGAGTACTACAGCGAGGCCCAGGGCTGGGTCGACCTGATGGACGAGCTGGGCTGGGAGCCGCTGCGCAACCGCCATCTGCTGCTCGAACGCGGAGGCGACACCCTCGTGGTCGCCGGCGTGGATGACGTCACCGCTGAGTCCTCCGGCCTGGCAGGCCACCGCGCCCACCTTGCCGGAGCGTTGAACGGCGCCGACCCCGACCTACCCGTCCTGCTCTTGGCCCACCAGCCCAAGTTCATCGACCGGGCGGCAGCAGGCGGCATCGACCTCCAGCTCTCCGGCCACACCCACGGCGGCCAGATCTGGCCCTTCCACCACCTGGTCCGCATCGACCAGCCCGCCCTCGCCGGCCTCAGCCACCACGGCCCCCGCACCCTCCTCTACACCAGCCGCGGCACCGGCTTCTGGGGCCCGCCGTTCCGCGTCTTCGCCCCCAGCGAGATCACCCTGCTTGTGCTCCGCTCCCCGCAGCGGCCTCCCACGCGATAG
- a CDS encoding dihydrolipoyl dehydrogenase family protein yields MSANEQADVVVVGLGPGGEYVAGTLAEAGLDVVGVEAELVGGECPYWGCVPSKMMIRAGNLLAEAGRVPALAGEAVVTPDWARVARRIRDEATDDWNDQVAADRLAAKGGRLVRGTGRLSGPRRVTVGDRTFEARRGVVLATGTRPRIPPITGLEETPYWTNRDAMAAKELPTSMLVLGGGAIGVELAQVFARFRCAVTVIEGQDRLLSQEEPEAGVLAAEVLGADGVTVLTGTRARQVSHDGTEFTVWLEGDREPLRAERLLVATGRHADLAALAVDTVGLDPTAGAVHTDGQMRAGEGLWAVGDITGRGAFTHVSMYQAGIAVQDILGQPGPDADYRALPRVTFTDPEIGAVGLTERQAREQGLRVRTSVLTIASSTRGWIHGPGNEGFIKLVEDADRGVLVGATSAGPAGGEVLYGLNVAVHAEVPVHRLRHMIYTYPTFHRTVEAALGALR; encoded by the coding sequence ATGAGCGCGAACGAGCAGGCGGATGTGGTGGTCGTCGGGCTGGGTCCGGGTGGTGAGTACGTCGCGGGAACGCTGGCCGAGGCCGGCCTTGACGTGGTGGGGGTCGAGGCGGAACTCGTCGGAGGCGAGTGTCCGTACTGGGGGTGCGTGCCCAGCAAGATGATGATCCGGGCCGGGAACCTGCTCGCCGAGGCGGGCCGGGTGCCCGCCCTCGCCGGCGAAGCGGTCGTGACCCCGGACTGGGCCCGGGTTGCCAGGCGTATACGGGACGAGGCCACCGACGACTGGAACGACCAGGTGGCCGCCGATCGTCTCGCGGCCAAGGGTGGTCGACTCGTCCGGGGAACGGGCCGCCTCTCCGGGCCGCGCCGGGTGACGGTCGGCGACCGCACCTTCGAAGCCCGACGCGGTGTCGTGCTGGCCACCGGCACGCGGCCCAGGATCCCCCCGATAACAGGGCTCGAGGAAACGCCGTACTGGACGAACCGGGACGCCATGGCGGCCAAGGAGCTGCCCACGTCGATGCTCGTGCTTGGCGGGGGCGCCATAGGCGTCGAACTCGCGCAGGTCTTCGCCCGCTTCAGATGCGCCGTCACGGTGATCGAGGGGCAGGACCGGTTGCTGTCGCAGGAGGAACCGGAAGCCGGGGTGCTGGCCGCGGAGGTTCTGGGGGCGGACGGCGTCACCGTACTCACGGGTACTCGGGCACGGCAGGTCAGCCATGACGGCACCGAGTTCACCGTATGGCTGGAGGGTGACAGGGAGCCGCTGCGTGCCGAGAGGCTTCTGGTCGCCACCGGGCGCCACGCCGATCTGGCCGCGCTCGCGGTCGACACGGTGGGGCTCGATCCGACGGCGGGAGCCGTGCACACGGACGGGCAGATGCGGGCAGGGGAGGGGCTGTGGGCGGTCGGCGACATCACGGGCCGTGGCGCCTTCACCCATGTGTCGATGTACCAGGCGGGGATCGCAGTCCAGGACATCCTCGGGCAGCCCGGTCCCGACGCCGACTACCGGGCGCTGCCCCGCGTCACATTCACCGATCCGGAGATCGGAGCCGTGGGGTTGACGGAGCGTCAGGCGCGTGAGCAGGGGCTGCGGGTGCGCACCAGCGTGCTGACCATCGCCTCCTCCACGCGAGGCTGGATCCACGGACCGGGCAACGAGGGATTCATCAAGCTCGTCGAGGACGCCGACCGGGGCGTGCTGGTCGGCGCGACCTCGGCGGGGCCGGCGGGAGGCGAGGTGCTCTACGGGCTGAACGTGGCTGTCCACGCCGAGGTGCCCGTTCACCGGCTGCGGCACATGATCTACACCTATCCCACCTTCCACCGGACGGTAGAGGCCGCGCTCGGAGCCCTCCGCTGA
- a CDS encoding helix-turn-helix domain-containing protein, whose product MVDLRQMEVVVSVADAGGSTAAARQLSRVQSAVPSSVRALERELATPCSTAPRTASPTPGRRGVRARRTRGIPGGTRRTGKSLW is encoded by the coding sequence ATGGTGGATCTGCGGCAGATGGAGGTCGTCGTCTCGGTGGCGGATGCCGGCGGTTCCACTGCGGCGGCAAGGCAGCTATCACGTGTTCAGTCCGCCGTGCCCAGCTCAGTCCGGGCCCTCGAACGGGAACTGGCAACCCCTTGTTCGACCGCACCACGCACCGCGTCGCCCACCCCCGGCCGGAGAGGCGTTCGTGCCCGCCGCACGCGCGGTATTCCGGGCGGCACGCGCCGAACTGGAAAATCACTGTGGTGA
- a CDS encoding NAD(P)-dependent alcohol dehydrogenase: MPTTVNAFGTHEAGKPLVPVTIERRDVGPHDVKLDILYCGICHSDMNYVDGTFGPLAISPLVPGHEIVGRVTETGPDVTRHQVGDLVGIGCMVNSCRTCENCRAGQEQYCLKGNTLVFGALDPAEPGAHTQGGYSEAIVAPEDFVVRVPETLDPAAAAPLLCAGITVYSPLRRFGARPGTKVAVVGLGGLGHLGVKMAKAMGADVTVLSQSSSKREAAAALGADHYAVTGDGSAFTELANAFDIILNTVSAPVSLPDYLGMLRLHGTMVNVGVTTEPMPMEVFALLQNGRSFVGSLFGGIAETQEMLDFAAEHDVTADIELIDAQDINTAYERIHASDVRYRFVIDGATFAKPKQA; encoded by the coding sequence ATGCCCACCACCGTCAACGCGTTCGGCACCCACGAAGCAGGCAAGCCACTCGTTCCCGTCACCATCGAGCGCCGCGACGTCGGCCCGCACGACGTCAAGCTCGACATCCTGTACTGCGGGATCTGCCACTCCGACATGAACTACGTCGACGGCACGTTCGGCCCGCTGGCCATCAGCCCGCTCGTCCCCGGCCACGAGATCGTCGGCCGGGTCACCGAGACCGGCCCCGACGTCACCCGCCACCAGGTCGGCGACCTGGTCGGCATCGGCTGCATGGTCAACTCCTGCCGCACGTGCGAGAACTGCCGGGCAGGCCAGGAGCAGTACTGCCTCAAGGGCAACACCCTGGTCTTCGGGGCCCTTGACCCCGCCGAGCCCGGCGCCCACACCCAGGGCGGCTACTCCGAGGCGATCGTCGCCCCGGAGGACTTCGTCGTCCGCGTTCCCGAGACTCTCGACCCGGCCGCCGCCGCTCCGCTGCTGTGCGCCGGCATCACCGTCTACTCCCCGCTCAGGCGGTTCGGCGCCCGGCCCGGCACCAAGGTCGCGGTCGTCGGCCTCGGCGGGCTCGGCCACCTCGGCGTGAAGATGGCCAAGGCCATGGGCGCCGACGTGACCGTCCTGTCGCAGTCCAGCAGCAAGCGGGAGGCCGCTGCGGCCCTCGGCGCCGACCACTACGCCGTGACCGGTGACGGCTCGGCGTTCACCGAGCTGGCCAACGCCTTCGACATCATCCTGAACACCGTCAGCGCGCCTGTGTCCCTCCCCGACTACCTCGGGATGCTGCGCCTGCACGGCACCATGGTGAACGTCGGTGTGACGACCGAGCCGATGCCGATGGAGGTCTTCGCCCTCCTGCAGAACGGCCGGTCCTTCGTGGGATCGCTGTTCGGCGGCATCGCCGAGACGCAGGAGATGCTCGACTTCGCGGCCGAGCACGATGTCACGGCCGACATCGAGCTGATCGACGCGCAGGACATCAACACCGCCTACGAGCGGATCCACGCCTCCGACGTCCGCTACCGGTTCGTGATCGACGGCGCGACCTTCGCGAAGCCGAAGCAGGCATGA
- a CDS encoding SDR family oxidoreductase, giving the protein MATHPLTVLVVGATGSIGRLVVAEAIARGHTVRALVRDRAKGAQLLPADAELVVGDITRPEALPEAVAGADAIVLTLGSFGTGASSPETVDYAGVRNVLTALASVDAARPRIALMTSIGATTRSSSYGHLLEWKRRSERLVRASGLTYTIVRPGWFDMNGPDEQRLVFLQGDRRRSGGPADGCVARADIARVLVAALTAPEAAGRTFEPVAEQGAAPSDLGPLFAALDQDPPGSLDAVRDEANMPLDAEPQRVRDDLDAVRARAAA; this is encoded by the coding sequence ATGGCAACACACCCCCTGACCGTGCTGGTGGTCGGCGCCACCGGCAGCATCGGACGGCTCGTGGTGGCCGAGGCGATCGCTCGCGGGCACACCGTCCGGGCCCTGGTACGTGACCGCGCGAAGGGCGCCCAGCTGCTCCCCGCCGACGCCGAGCTTGTCGTCGGCGATATCACCCGGCCCGAGGCCCTGCCCGAGGCGGTGGCAGGTGCCGACGCCATCGTGCTCACCCTCGGCTCCTTCGGCACCGGCGCTTCCTCGCCGGAGACGGTGGACTACGCAGGCGTACGCAACGTCCTCACCGCCCTGGCCTCCGTGGACGCCGCACGGCCCCGCATCGCACTGATGACCTCCATCGGGGCCACCACCCGCAGCAGCAGCTACGGCCACCTGCTGGAGTGGAAGCGCCGCTCCGAACGTCTGGTACGGGCCAGTGGCCTCACGTACACCATCGTGCGGCCGGGCTGGTTCGACATGAACGGACCCGACGAGCAGCGCCTGGTGTTCCTCCAGGGCGACCGCCGCCGCTCCGGCGGCCCTGCCGACGGATGTGTCGCGCGCGCCGACATCGCACGGGTCCTGGTGGCGGCCCTCACCGCTCCCGAGGCGGCCGGCCGTACCTTCGAGCCGGTGGCCGAACAGGGAGCCGCACCAAGCGACTTGGGGCCGTTGTTCGCGGCGCTGGACCAGGACCCGCCCGGCTCCCTGGACGCGGTACGGGACGAGGCCAACATGCCGCTCGACGCCGAGCCGCAGCGGGTCCGCGACGACCTCGACGCCGTCCGGGCACGCGCCGCGGCCTGA